Proteins from a single region of Chryseobacterium sp. W4I1:
- a CDS encoding M23 family metallopeptidase codes for MKVLYKLLFIICFFNAVTAKAQNNYPQNYFRNPLNIPMQLAANFGAVRANHFHMGLDLRTNSQENLTVVAAADGYVSRIKVERYGFGNAVYITHPNGYTTVYAHLNKFFDKLDEFVKERQYKEEKWEQDITFSPGQFPVVKGQLIALSGNTGGSAGPHLHFEIRDTKTEECLNPLLFGFNIPDSVSPTISGLYWYDRRFSTYEPGANGIAVKKSGNTYMANVVQVNSPSVSFAIKAVDKANQGFSLGIYNAELFMDDQLIYSFKIDKVSYDDTRYLNGCIDYAKFIRDKMSIQHLSVLPGMKLKNYSSGSDGIINFQDDKIHNIEIILKDVNGNTSRLTTKVQFIQNSEKVSSNGKTVVPSTGKTIKTENAEINLSKNAVYDAVNFNMYEKTDGEAVSNVIVLNSSYIPVHDDYLLKIRPNRKLTNEEKNKVVMELNYGSDKSTVKGEWSADWMEGSFNRLGTARLLLDNSLPSVSSNWKDGAVITSSVLRLKGTTKIGDIESFRAELDGNWLRFARVKDDFVYVFDEKCPKGSGLHTLKITTVNTAGNNNTQTFTFQR; via the coding sequence ATGAAAGTCCTTTACAAACTTCTATTCATTATCTGCTTCTTCAATGCTGTTACAGCGAAAGCTCAAAATAATTATCCGCAAAATTACTTCCGAAACCCTCTGAATATTCCTATGCAGCTGGCTGCTAACTTCGGAGCGGTCCGAGCTAATCATTTTCATATGGGGCTAGATCTGCGAACCAACAGTCAGGAGAATTTAACGGTCGTTGCTGCTGCAGACGGTTATGTAAGTAGAATAAAGGTAGAACGTTATGGTTTTGGAAATGCCGTTTATATTACCCATCCCAATGGCTATACTACCGTGTATGCCCATCTCAATAAATTTTTTGATAAGCTGGATGAGTTTGTAAAAGAAAGACAATACAAAGAAGAGAAGTGGGAACAGGATATCACTTTCTCTCCCGGACAGTTTCCTGTGGTCAAGGGGCAACTTATTGCTTTAAGCGGAAATACCGGGGGATCTGCAGGACCGCATTTACATTTTGAGATCAGAGATACAAAAACGGAGGAATGTCTCAATCCTTTGCTTTTTGGATTTAATATTCCGGATAGCGTATCACCAACGATCAGCGGATTGTATTGGTACGATCGACGCTTCAGTACGTATGAACCCGGAGCTAACGGAATTGCTGTTAAAAAAAGTGGAAATACTTATATGGCTAACGTTGTTCAGGTAAATTCACCTTCTGTCAGTTTTGCAATAAAAGCTGTGGATAAAGCTAATCAAGGTTTTAGTTTGGGAATTTATAATGCAGAATTATTCATGGATGATCAGCTTATTTATAGCTTTAAAATTGATAAAGTGAGCTATGATGATACCCGTTATTTAAATGGCTGTATAGATTATGCCAAATTTATCCGTGATAAAATGAGCATTCAGCATTTGTCTGTTTTGCCGGGAATGAAATTGAAAAACTATAGCTCAGGGTCAGATGGAATTATCAATTTTCAGGATGACAAAATTCACAACATTGAAATTATTTTAAAAGATGTGAACGGAAATACAAGCCGGTTGACGACAAAAGTTCAGTTTATTCAAAACTCAGAAAAAGTTTCGTCCAATGGAAAAACAGTTGTTCCAAGCACTGGAAAAACGATTAAAACTGAAAACGCTGAAATCAATCTCAGTAAAAATGCTGTTTATGATGCCGTGAATTTTAATATGTATGAAAAAACTGATGGAGAAGCAGTTTCAAATGTTATTGTTTTAAACAGTTCCTACATTCCGGTTCATGATGACTATCTTTTGAAAATAAGACCAAACAGAAAATTGACGAATGAAGAAAAGAATAAAGTAGTGATGGAGCTCAATTACGGAAGTGATAAAAGTACGGTTAAGGGAGAATGGAGTGCTGATTGGATGGAAGGGAGTTTTAACCGTCTAGGAACTGCAAGATTATTGCTGGACAATAGCCTGCCTTCCGTTTCTTCAAATTGGAAAGATGGGGCTGTTATTACCAGCAGTGTTTTACGGTTAAAAGGAACCACTAAAATTGGCGATATTGAATCATTTCGTGCGGAACTGGATGGGAATTGGCTGCGATTTGCCCGTGTAAAAGATGATTTTGTCTATGTTTTTGATGAAAAATGCCCTAAAGGTTCAGGCTTGCACACTTTAAAAATAACAACAGTCAATACGGCGGGGAACAACAATACACAAACCTTTACTTTTCAAAGATAA
- a CDS encoding PepSY-like domain-containing protein, with amino-acid sequence MMVNWNIINSSERDTSSQSIRKAIVSVLTRHYPGSIVDCIEKKYNAYKIHLMNGLCLTFDADGRRINTQ; translated from the coding sequence ATGATGGTCAACTGGAATATAATAAACAGCAGTGAAAGAGATACATCTTCCCAAAGTATCAGAAAAGCGATAGTATCTGTTTTAACAAGACATTATCCCGGAAGTATAGTAGATTGTATTGAAAAGAAATACAATGCTTATAAAATACATCTCATGAACGGCCTTTGTCTTACTTTTGATGCAGACGGACGCCGTATCAATACACAATAA
- a CDS encoding PepSY-like domain-containing protein, whose translation MKKFRKITGALVLLFLLTGGFIFAQDKAISANQLPKTAKNFLAANFKGIAVGSAIEDREIYGVDEYQVYLANGMKVEFDSSGNWKEVDGKHQKLPYGFIPTSIRNYAAKNFPNTYIVKIEKERWSYKAELSNGLDLEFDRKGNFKRIDD comes from the coding sequence ATGAAAAAATTTAGAAAAATCACAGGAGCGCTTGTTTTATTATTCTTATTGACAGGCGGATTTATTTTTGCACAGGACAAAGCGATCAGTGCCAACCAACTTCCTAAAACAGCTAAGAATTTCCTTGCTGCCAATTTTAAAGGAATTGCTGTAGGATCTGCAATTGAAGACAGAGAGATCTACGGCGTTGACGAATACCAGGTTTATCTGGCCAACGGGATGAAAGTAGAATTCGACAGCAGCGGAAATTGGAAAGAAGTAGATGGGAAGCACCAAAAGCTCCCTTATGGATTTATTCCCACATCAATCAGAAATTATGCAGCTAAGAATTTCCCAAACACTTATATCGTTAAGATCGAAAAAGAAAGATGGTCTTACAAAGCAGAACTTTCTAACGGACTGGATCTGGAGTTTGACAGAAAAGGAAATTTCAAGAGAATTGATGATTAA
- a CDS encoding HAMP domain-containing sensor histidine kinase produces the protein MKVSLKYYTIKYLIGILLLIIAVWAALFYAYILDEVYDNVDDGLKDRKIQIIKAVYHDPELLDSKDFGFNEFKIKSIAESDYKEKNRLYNKMFYMEYDDKDQPYRVLETDFIDQFGKRQRLEIRTSTVEQDELVYDLTTALIVLYILLVISIIGVNGYLLNKAMRPFYTILEKLKGYQFGVSASQEPQNYSIKEFEELNVEIEEMIERNELVFHQQKQFIENASHELQTPLAIMINKIDLVIQNEELDRKNLNFISELKGDLRRMAGLNKSLLMLSKIENSQFNKTSKVDFNEMITGLVKSYEDFIEFKKIHVNIIEKGFFGADFNPDLADILLSNLLKNAVKYNSQEGIVNIVIEDNRLIFQNSSNGMPLDDTQIFNRFYKKGSDHSSTGLGLSIIRTITKQYPGWDIVYKFESGMHCFILSKKNK, from the coding sequence ATGAAAGTTTCGTTAAAATACTACACCATAAAATACCTCATCGGAATTCTCCTGCTGATCATAGCGGTCTGGGCAGCGCTTTTCTATGCCTATATTCTGGATGAAGTGTATGATAATGTAGATGACGGACTGAAAGACAGGAAGATTCAGATTATAAAGGCGGTCTATCACGATCCTGAACTTTTGGACAGCAAGGATTTTGGATTTAATGAATTTAAAATCAAGTCTATCGCAGAATCCGATTATAAAGAGAAGAACAGACTCTATAATAAGATGTTTTACATGGAGTATGATGATAAAGACCAGCCTTACCGGGTTCTTGAGACGGACTTTATAGATCAGTTCGGAAAACGCCAAAGACTGGAAATAAGGACCTCTACTGTAGAGCAAGATGAGCTGGTATATGATCTTACCACAGCCTTGATTGTATTATATATTCTTCTTGTAATCAGTATTATTGGGGTGAATGGTTATCTTCTGAATAAAGCGATGCGGCCTTTCTATACTATTCTGGAGAAGCTTAAAGGATACCAGTTCGGGGTCTCTGCTTCACAGGAGCCACAGAATTATTCCATCAAAGAATTTGAAGAACTTAATGTGGAAATAGAGGAAATGATAGAGCGTAATGAGCTTGTTTTCCATCAGCAGAAACAGTTTATTGAAAATGCTTCCCATGAACTTCAGACGCCACTCGCTATTATGATCAATAAAATCGATCTGGTGATCCAAAATGAAGAGCTTGACCGGAAAAATTTAAATTTTATTTCAGAATTAAAAGGTGATTTAAGAAGAATGGCAGGACTGAATAAATCCCTGCTTATGCTTTCAAAAATAGAAAACAGCCAGTTCAATAAAACTTCAAAAGTAGATTTCAATGAAATGATCACAGGACTGGTCAAAAGCTATGAAGATTTTATTGAGTTCAAAAAAATTCATGTCAATATTATTGAAAAAGGATTCTTTGGGGCGGATTTTAATCCTGATCTGGCGGATATCCTGTTGTCTAATCTGCTTAAAAATGCGGTAAAATACAATAGTCAGGAAGGAATCGTCAATATCGTTATAGAAGATAACAGGCTGATTTTTCAGAATAGTAGTAATGGAATGCCACTGGATGATACACAGATCTTTAATCGTTTTTACAAAAAGGGTTCAGATCACAGTTCTACCGGTTTGGGATTGTCTATTATCAGGACTATAACAAAACAATATCCCGGATGGGATATTGTTTATAAATTTGAAAGTGGAATGCACTGTTTTATTCTTTCTAAAAAAAATAAGTAA
- a CDS encoding YjjG family noncanonical pyrimidine nucleotidase — MKIQHIFFDLDNTLWDHRKNAYLTIKDLFKKQEITLNYNIDFEEFHSVYHEINESLWEKIRDGIIGKEYLRKHRFYDTFKHFGVENEELSQYFEENFLDKILNHNDLVEAAEYILEYLKSKHYTLHIISNGFQEVTERKCILSGIDKYFKTITSADSVGVRKPNPKIFEYSLGIAEASKEESILIGDDWIADVVGSQNYGLDVIFFDVYKENKQEEGLKVITHLLQIKEYL; from the coding sequence ATGAAAATTCAGCACATTTTTTTTGACCTGGACAATACGCTCTGGGATCACCGTAAGAACGCTTACCTTACCATCAAAGACCTGTTTAAAAAACAAGAGATCACTTTAAACTACAATATCGACTTTGAAGAGTTTCATTCCGTTTATCATGAAATTAATGAAAGCCTTTGGGAAAAAATAAGAGACGGGATTATTGGGAAAGAATATCTTAGAAAGCATCGCTTCTATGATACTTTCAAGCATTTTGGAGTAGAGAATGAGGAGCTTTCACAATATTTTGAAGAAAATTTTCTGGATAAGATCCTCAATCATAATGATCTGGTAGAAGCAGCAGAGTATATTCTGGAATACCTGAAGTCCAAACACTACACGCTGCACATTATTTCTAATGGCTTTCAGGAAGTGACAGAAAGAAAATGCATCCTTTCAGGAATAGATAAATACTTTAAAACCATTACCAGTGCCGATTCTGTTGGCGTGAGAAAGCCCAATCCGAAGATCTTTGAATATTCTTTAGGCATTGCGGAAGCCAGTAAAGAGGAGAGTATCCTGATCGGTGACGACTGGATCGCAGATGTTGTAGGTTCCCAAAACTACGGCCTCGACGTAATCTTCTTCGATGTTTATAAAGAAAATAAGCAGGAAGAAGGCCTGAAGGTCATTACCCATCTTCTTCAGATCAAAGAGTATTTATAA
- a CDS encoding TraR/DksA C4-type zinc finger protein, producing MSDERVRYSDADLQEFKAIIKEKIEKAEKDLQLIRESFINDQNNGTDDTSPTFKAFEEGAETLSKEQNSILAGRQEKFVRDLKNALIRIENKTYGVCRVTGKLIPKERLLAVPHATLSIEAKNMQK from the coding sequence ATGTCAGACGAAAGAGTTAGGTACAGCGATGCTGATTTACAGGAATTTAAGGCTATTATAAAAGAAAAAATAGAGAAAGCAGAAAAAGATCTTCAGCTGATCAGAGAAAGTTTCATCAATGACCAGAACAATGGTACAGATGATACCTCTCCTACCTTCAAAGCTTTTGAAGAAGGGGCAGAAACACTGAGCAAAGAACAGAATTCTATATTGGCTGGACGTCAGGAAAAATTCGTTCGTGATCTTAAAAATGCTTTGATCAGAATTGAGAATAAGACGTATGGTGTTTGCAGAGTAACAGGGAAACTGATTCCTAAGGAAAGACTTTTAGCCGTTCCTCATGCTACGCTGAGCATCGAAGCGAAAAATATGCAGAAATAA
- a CDS encoding lipoprotein signal peptidase, protein MKKILAITFLVLLIDQASKIYIKTHFNLDDSINVLPGFKLTFVENPGMAYGLHFGGIIGKYFLVILRLFLIGGMVYMFKKWLKQGASNYLLIPMAVIFAGAIGNIIDGMFYGLIFDSGTVYDQSIDRWIGYGGVSKFVPVGQGYSAFMKGCVVDMLHFPLVDWYVPDNIPLIGGKHIEFFKYIFNVADSAITVGAALLLIFRKKAFPNGLEF, encoded by the coding sequence ATGAAAAAGATCTTAGCTATAACATTTCTGGTATTGTTAATTGATCAGGCTTCAAAGATTTACATCAAAACCCATTTCAACCTGGACGACAGCATCAACGTTCTTCCAGGGTTTAAACTGACTTTCGTAGAAAATCCGGGAATGGCTTACGGGCTGCATTTCGGAGGCATCATCGGGAAATATTTTCTGGTGATCCTGAGGCTTTTTCTGATCGGGGGAATGGTTTATATGTTTAAAAAATGGCTAAAGCAGGGAGCATCCAATTATCTTCTGATTCCAATGGCTGTTATTTTTGCCGGGGCTATCGGAAATATCATCGACGGTATGTTCTACGGATTGATATTTGACAGCGGAACGGTTTATGACCAAAGTATCGACCGATGGATCGGATATGGTGGAGTTTCAAAGTTTGTTCCTGTAGGACAGGGTTACTCAGCTTTTATGAAAGGCTGCGTAGTAGATATGCTTCATTTTCCTTTGGTAGACTGGTATGTCCCAGATAATATCCCTTTGATTGGAGGAAAACATATTGAATTCTTCAAATATATCTTCAATGTAGCAGATTCTGCTATTACGGTAGGTGCTGCCTTGTTACTAATCTTCAGAAAAAAAGCTTTCCCGAACGGACTTGAGTTTTAA
- a CDS encoding DUF6576 domain-containing protein, with translation MSGVLILVVIVAAVLLFFNRAWIKNRFFPNQQKNYTIDDQFNSDKREREKEIDRLLSKMGKNGINDLSAKDRKRLDELSKM, from the coding sequence ATGAGCGGAGTATTAATTTTAGTGGTAATTGTGGCTGCAGTTTTGCTGTTTTTCAACAGGGCATGGATTAAAAACAGATTCTTTCCCAATCAACAGAAGAACTATACCATTGATGATCAGTTTAATTCTGATAAGCGCGAAAGGGAGAAAGAAATCGACAGACTTTTGAGTAAGATGGGCAAAAACGGGATCAATGACCTGTCTGCAAAAGACAGAAAGCGACTCGATGAACTGTCCAAAATGTAA
- a CDS encoding RNA polymerase sigma factor has translation MKSKTDSLLISLYQKGDEEALSALIHRHQRELFTFIFYKINDEDLANDVFQDTFMKIILMLKEGRYNEEGKFILWAKRIAHNLIIDHFRLKSKNVKVSETTFETDEYSIFDLIREPSENIEDQLVTLQIQEDLMRMLQFLPQNQQEVIKLRFFDGLSFKEIADHTNMSINTTLGRVRYALINLRKIMDENNIVLTR, from the coding sequence ATGAAATCAAAAACGGACAGCCTACTAATTTCCCTTTATCAGAAAGGAGACGAAGAAGCCTTATCAGCCCTTATTCATCGTCATCAGAGAGAACTGTTTACATTCATTTTTTACAAAATTAATGATGAAGACCTTGCGAATGATGTTTTTCAGGATACATTCATGAAAATCATCCTGATGCTGAAAGAAGGCCGGTATAACGAAGAAGGCAAGTTTATTCTTTGGGCAAAAAGAATCGCACACAATCTTATCATCGATCATTTCAGACTGAAATCGAAAAATGTAAAAGTTTCGGAAACCACTTTTGAAACAGACGAGTATTCAATTTTTGATCTGATCAGAGAACCTTCTGAAAACATTGAGGATCAGTTGGTAACCCTTCAGATCCAGGAAGATCTGATGAGAATGCTTCAGTTTCTGCCTCAGAACCAGCAGGAAGTCATTAAACTAAGGTTTTTTGACGGGCTGAGCTTCAAAGAAATTGCAGATCATACCAACATGAGCATCAATACCACATTGGGAAGAGTACGCTATGCACTTATTAACCTGAGAAAAATCATGGACGAAAATAACATTGTATTGACGAGATAG
- a CDS encoding response regulator transcription factor, with product MKILIVEDEPELKDTVQTFLEAEHFIVEFALTYSAGLEKIISYEYDCILLDIMLPDGNGMDLLKEIKNLHKKDPVIILSAKDSVDDKVAGLEIGADDYLAKPFHLAELMARIRSVIRRKNQDGENTIIYKNISIDPENRTVKVGNEDLVLNRKEYDLLYYFVIHPEKTLQKTTLAEAIWGDYIDQADSLDFIYSQIKNLRKKLKALNAEADFQAVYGIGYKFI from the coding sequence ATGAAGATATTAATTGTAGAAGATGAACCGGAACTGAAAGATACCGTACAGACTTTTCTGGAAGCAGAGCATTTTATTGTAGAGTTTGCCCTTACCTATAGTGCCGGGCTTGAGAAGATTATTTCTTATGAATATGACTGTATTCTTTTGGATATTATGCTGCCTGACGGCAATGGAATGGATCTGCTGAAAGAAATCAAGAATCTGCATAAGAAAGATCCTGTGATCATTCTGTCAGCTAAAGATTCTGTAGACGATAAAGTGGCCGGACTTGAGATAGGAGCAGATGATTATCTGGCCAAACCTTTTCATCTTGCAGAACTGATGGCGAGAATCCGGTCTGTGATCAGGAGAAAAAATCAGGATGGTGAAAATACAATTATCTATAAAAATATCAGTATTGATCCGGAAAACAGAACTGTTAAAGTTGGAAATGAAGACTTGGTGCTGAACCGGAAAGAGTATGATCTTCTGTATTATTTTGTGATCCATCCGGAAAAAACATTACAAAAAACGACTCTTGCCGAAGCGATCTGGGGAGATTACATCGATCAGGCGGATAGCCTTGATTTTATCTATTCCCAGATCAAAAATCTCCGAAAAAAACTGAAAGCCCTTAATGCAGAAGCCGACTTCCAGGCCGTTTACGGAATTGGATATAAATTTATCTGA
- the trpS gene encoding tryptophan--tRNA ligase: MSRILTGIQATGTPHLGNLLGAIIPAIELSKQEGNESFLFIANLHSLTQIKDAKELKQNTYEIAAAWLACGLDTEKTYFYRQSDIPETCELSWHLSCFFPYQRLTLAHSFKDKADRLQDVNAGLFTYPILMAADILLYDAEVVPVGKDQLQHLEIARDVASRFNNQMGEVFVLPQSELQEDTKYVPGTDGRKMSKSMGNIINIFLPEKELKKQVMSIETDSKALEEPKDPKTDKVFAIYELIATSEQTEELRSKYLAGNFGYGHAKLELLNLILTRFAKERELFAYYMNNLDELEAKLQEGAAKTRVVATSTMKRVRTSLGI, translated from the coding sequence ATGTCAAGAATTCTTACCGGCATTCAAGCCACCGGAACACCCCATCTTGGAAATCTGCTGGGGGCAATCATTCCTGCTATTGAACTTTCCAAGCAGGAAGGAAATGAATCATTTTTATTCATCGCCAACCTTCATTCTCTTACTCAGATTAAGGATGCGAAAGAACTGAAACAAAATACCTACGAGATCGCTGCGGCTTGGCTTGCTTGTGGGCTGGATACTGAAAAAACATATTTTTATAGACAGAGTGATATCCCTGAAACCTGTGAACTATCTTGGCATTTATCATGTTTTTTTCCTTATCAAAGATTAACGCTTGCCCATTCATTTAAGGATAAGGCAGACCGTCTTCAGGACGTGAATGCCGGGCTGTTCACTTACCCTATTCTGATGGCTGCAGATATTTTACTGTATGATGCAGAGGTCGTTCCTGTAGGTAAAGACCAGCTTCAGCATCTTGAGATTGCCCGTGATGTAGCATCAAGGTTCAACAATCAGATGGGAGAAGTTTTCGTACTTCCACAGTCTGAGCTTCAGGAAGACACAAAATATGTTCCCGGAACTGATGGCCGTAAAATGTCTAAATCAATGGGTAATATCATCAATATCTTCCTTCCCGAGAAAGAACTGAAAAAACAGGTGATGAGTATAGAAACCGATTCTAAAGCTCTGGAGGAACCTAAAGATCCTAAAACAGATAAGGTTTTTGCAATATATGAACTGATCGCAACATCTGAACAAACGGAAGAATTAAGATCTAAATACCTGGCTGGAAATTTCGGTTACGGACACGCTAAATTAGAGCTGTTAAATCTGATCTTAACCCGTTTTGCAAAAGAAAGAGAACTGTTCGCTTATTATATGAACAATCTTGATGAACTGGAAGCAAAACTTCAGGAAGGTGCTGCAAAAACAAGAGTAGTGGCAACATCTACCATGAAAAGAGTAAGAACAAGCTTAGGAATTTAA
- a CDS encoding vancomycin high temperature exclusion protein, producing the protein MKKVIKNIFKFFLLLLAVGIIFIAWANYSIRKESNAFVSYRIADIPETKTALLLGTGKNLSNGMPNAYFYNRIQAAIDLYKSGKIQYIIVSGDNSTKDYNEPEDMQLALMKYGIPKERIVLDHAGFRTLDSVIRAKEIFGQNKLVIISQKFHNERAVFLARKNRMEAYGYNANDVNKYAGLKTNLREYLAKTKVYWDLLFGVQPKFGGEKIIIP; encoded by the coding sequence ATGAAAAAAGTAATTAAAAATATTTTTAAATTTTTCCTGCTGCTTCTTGCGGTGGGAATTATTTTTATAGCCTGGGCCAACTACAGCATCAGGAAAGAAAGTAATGCCTTTGTTTCATACCGCATTGCCGATATTCCGGAAACCAAAACAGCTTTACTCCTTGGAACCGGAAAAAATTTGAGCAACGGTATGCCCAATGCCTATTTTTACAACAGAATACAGGCTGCCATCGATCTTTATAAGAGCGGAAAGATACAATACATCATTGTAAGCGGCGACAACAGTACCAAAGATTATAATGAACCTGAAGATATGCAGCTTGCCCTGATGAAGTATGGCATTCCTAAGGAGAGGATCGTGCTGGACCATGCGGGATTCAGAACACTGGATTCTGTAATCCGGGCTAAAGAGATCTTCGGACAGAATAAGCTTGTAATTATTTCTCAGAAATTTCATAACGAAAGAGCGGTCTTTCTCGCCAGAAAAAATAGGATGGAAGCTTATGGATACAATGCCAATGATGTGAATAAATATGCTGGTTTAAAGACGAACCTGAGAGAATATCTTGCAAAAACAAAAGTGTATTGGGATCTTCTTTTTGGGGTTCAGCCAAAATTTGGAGGAGAAAAGATTATCATTCCTTAA
- a CDS encoding DUF2683 family protein gives MESIIVHPKNPMELSALKSVLKEMNIRYERAQTKNTFHTEKVAKKIFDKKNPEKPSKPKGL, from the coding sequence ATGGAATCTATCATAGTACATCCTAAAAACCCTATGGAACTGAGTGCACTGAAAAGTGTTTTAAAAGAAATGAACATCAGATATGAAAGGGCTCAGACCAAAAACACGTTCCATACAGAAAAGGTAGCGAAGAAAATTTTTGATAAGAAAAATCCGGAGAAACCTTCTAAACCAAAAGGATTGTAA
- a CDS encoding zinc-ribbon domain-containing protein: protein MLFLFGTGKSTLKNQYPLQGCTCPACHQNNTMVAGTIARYFHFFFIPVFPTSKENIAVCNHCKGRFSYDQFTDEMKQSFDSQQNVQPNSRPIWHGCGCFIILIGIVCFIVLGIIGWFKSKEEPEKPKDKREAFLKADMKKLTENPTMATDSTSFYIKGYIDDILENELNKKDIKYFSKINGDKILIILDIDDIKKIKSSERYYIINFVQEALKEHEGYENLQQYIGVDGMWNMVLAVSPHYTDVDGKFAKESVLFPF from the coding sequence ATGTTATTTCTTTTCGGGACTGGAAAGTCCACTTTAAAAAACCAATATCCATTACAAGGCTGTACATGCCCTGCCTGTCATCAGAATAATACAATGGTGGCGGGTACTATAGCAAGATATTTCCATTTCTTTTTTATTCCTGTTTTCCCTACATCCAAGGAAAATATTGCTGTTTGTAATCACTGTAAGGGTCGTTTTTCTTATGATCAGTTTACAGATGAAATGAAGCAGAGTTTTGATTCGCAGCAGAACGTTCAACCTAATTCCAGACCAATCTGGCACGGTTGCGGCTGTTTTATTATTCTTATTGGAATAGTCTGTTTTATAGTGTTGGGAATTATAGGCTGGTTTAAATCAAAAGAAGAACCTGAAAAACCTAAAGACAAAAGAGAAGCCTTTCTTAAAGCTGATATGAAAAAGCTGACGGAAAATCCTACTATGGCAACTGATAGTACATCATTTTATATTAAAGGTTATATAGATGATATATTGGAAAACGAACTTAATAAGAAAGATATTAAATATTTTTCTAAGATTAATGGGGATAAAATTCTGATTATTCTTGATATTGATGATATAAAAAAAATAAAATCATCAGAAAGATATTATATTATAAATTTTGTACAGGAGGCTCTTAAGGAACATGAAGGCTATGAGAATCTGCAACAATATATTGGGGTAGATGGGATGTGGAATATGGTTTTAGCGGTATCTCCCCATTATACAGATGTAGATGGAAAATTTGCGAAAGAGAGTGTATTGTTCCCCTTTTAA